One Halobaculum sp. CBA1158 DNA segment encodes these proteins:
- a CDS encoding SprT-like domain-containing protein — MTTDADLVAYSRDYAASAVATYPYRLPSLDIVTDWRVSARAKRRAAAVKHPTIPGAAVGDPLDWDAVVRDHGDRLPGPNSRFDDLRACHVVCSRRAADAYGEAEWRRVLRHELIHVEQFARFGATGHGTWFRERADAVNADRRCPAFHRGRYLIRCRGCGDVIADRCRRCRTTRTAELPVETQRERVAPTDCCGDYYELVDARADG, encoded by the coding sequence GTGACGACCGACGCCGACCTCGTCGCCTACAGTCGCGACTACGCGGCCTCCGCGGTCGCGACGTACCCCTACCGGCTCCCCTCGCTCGATATCGTGACCGACTGGCGCGTCTCCGCGCGCGCCAAGCGCCGGGCGGCGGCGGTGAAACACCCGACGATCCCCGGCGCTGCGGTGGGCGATCCGCTCGATTGGGACGCCGTCGTCCGGGATCACGGCGACCGACTCCCCGGTCCGAACTCCCGATTCGACGACCTCCGCGCGTGCCACGTCGTCTGCTCGCGCCGGGCGGCCGACGCCTACGGCGAGGCCGAGTGGCGGCGCGTCCTCCGACACGAACTGATCCACGTCGAGCAGTTCGCCCGGTTCGGCGCGACCGGCCACGGGACCTGGTTCCGCGAGCGCGCCGACGCGGTGAACGCCGACCGGCGCTGTCCAGCGTTCCACCGCGGGCGCTACCTGATCCGGTGCCGCGGCTGCGGCGACGTGATCGCCGACCGCTGTCGGCGCTGTCGCACGACGCGGACCGCGGAGCTTCCCGTCGAGACTCAACGCGAGCGCGTCGCCCCGACGGACTGCTGTGGGGACTACTACGAACTGGTCGACGCGCGGGCTGACGGCTGA
- the rocF gene encoding arginase, with protein MTVRIIGVPTDYGQDRRGVDMGPSAIRYAGLADALASAGVDAVDDGDLSVPRAEERDPHSRQPSEGDARFLRETEEVTTTLADRVADAVAAGDTPVVLGGDHSVAIGSLVGSARDAEIGAVWFDAHGDYNTPSTSPSGNVHGMPLAAALGHAEWDGVDWANAPGLREENVAYVGLRTIDDSEREAIRASEMTAYTMSDIDERGITDVVEAALSVAGDGVDGVHVSLDMDWLDPTIAPGVGTPVRGGVTYREAHHAMELVAETDAVRSMEVVEVNPVLDDSNETAELAAELVASAFGKRIL; from the coding sequence ATGACCGTCCGGATCATCGGCGTCCCCACGGACTACGGACAGGACCGACGCGGCGTCGACATGGGCCCCTCCGCCATTCGCTACGCCGGCCTCGCGGACGCCCTCGCGTCCGCCGGCGTCGACGCCGTCGACGACGGCGACCTCTCGGTGCCGCGCGCCGAGGAGCGCGACCCCCACTCCCGACAGCCCAGCGAGGGCGACGCGAGGTTCCTCCGCGAGACCGAGGAGGTGACGACCACCCTCGCCGACCGCGTCGCCGACGCGGTCGCGGCCGGCGACACCCCGGTCGTGCTCGGGGGCGACCACTCGGTCGCCATCGGTTCGCTCGTCGGGAGCGCGCGCGACGCCGAGATCGGGGCCGTCTGGTTCGACGCCCACGGCGACTACAACACGCCGAGCACGTCGCCCTCCGGCAACGTCCACGGGATGCCGCTGGCGGCGGCACTCGGACACGCCGAGTGGGACGGCGTCGACTGGGCGAACGCCCCCGGTCTCCGCGAGGAAAACGTCGCGTACGTCGGCCTGCGCACGATCGACGACAGCGAACGCGAAGCGATCCGCGCCTCCGAGATGACGGCGTACACCATGTCCGACATCGACGAGCGGGGGATCACCGATGTCGTCGAGGCGGCCCTCTCGGTCGCCGGCGACGGCGTCGACGGCGTCCACGTCAGCCTCGACATGGACTGGCTCGACCCGACGATCGCGCCGGGCGTCGGCACGCCGGTCCGCGGGGGGGTCACCTACCGCGAGGCCCACCACGCGATGGAGTTGGTCGCCGAGACCGACGCCGTCCGCTCGATGGAGGTGGTCGAGGTGAACCCCGTGCTCGACGACTCGAACGAAACGGCCGAGCTCGCGGCCGAACTCGTCGCAAGCGCGTTCGGTAAGCGCATTCTCTGA
- a CDS encoding NAD-dependent epimerase/dehydratase family protein, which yields MDDSRVLVTGGAGFIGSNLANTLAAAGNDVIALDNEFLGTHENLSDDVEFVEADVLDDDLPTDVDSVFHLAALSSRQMLEENPRRGARVNVEGFVNVVEQARADGCDTIVYASTSSAYGSRTEPSPEDMDLEASTGYDASMLGRERYAEYYNDFYDDLTCAGARFFSVYQGYGGNEGHKGEYANTVSQFADAVATGESPVLWGDGSQTRDFTHVDDIVRGLEAIADHELAGVYNLGTGDPYSFNETIELINDALGTDVEPVYEPIPLENYVHDTCADITRIREATGWEPEIDFEEGVERVCAPYLEE from the coding sequence ATGGACGATTCGCGCGTGCTCGTTACCGGCGGTGCGGGCTTCATCGGTTCGAACCTCGCCAACACGCTCGCGGCCGCAGGCAACGACGTGATCGCACTCGACAACGAGTTCCTCGGCACTCACGAGAACCTCTCGGACGACGTGGAGTTCGTCGAGGCCGACGTGCTCGACGACGACCTTCCGACGGACGTGGACAGCGTGTTCCACCTCGCGGCGCTGTCCTCGCGACAGATGCTCGAGGAGAACCCCAGACGGGGCGCTCGCGTCAACGTCGAGGGGTTCGTCAACGTCGTCGAACAGGCCCGCGCCGACGGCTGTGACACGATCGTCTACGCGTCGACGTCCTCGGCGTACGGCAGTCGGACGGAGCCGAGCCCCGAGGACATGGACCTGGAGGCGTCGACCGGCTACGACGCCTCGATGCTCGGACGCGAGCGCTACGCCGAGTACTACAACGACTTCTACGACGACCTGACGTGTGCCGGTGCGCGCTTCTTCTCGGTGTATCAGGGGTACGGCGGCAACGAGGGGCACAAGGGCGAGTACGCCAACACCGTCTCGCAGTTCGCCGACGCCGTCGCCACCGGCGAGTCGCCGGTGCTGTGGGGCGACGGCTCCCAGACGCGCGATTTCACCCACGTCGACGACATCGTCCGCGGACTCGAGGCGATCGCCGACCACGAACTGGCCGGCGTGTACAACCTCGGTACCGGCGACCCCTACTCGTTCAACGAGACGATCGAGCTGATCAACGACGCGCTCGGCACCGACGTCGAACCCGTCTACGAGCCGATCCCGCTGGAGAACTACGTCCACGACACCTGCGCGGACATCACGCGGATCCGCGAGGCGACCGGGTGGGAGCCGGAGATCGACTTCGAGGAGGGCGTCGAGCGCGTCTGCGCGCCGTACCTCGAGGAGTAG
- a CDS encoding HTH domain-containing protein, with protein MSSIELTDSQRKILNELVNLYREEEDAVKGETIADAVGRNAGTIRNQMQSLKALQLVEGVPGPKGGYKPTANAFEALDLQNLDEPASTPLFHEGERLENVNVQEINLTSVHHPELCRAEIHIQGSVRDFHEGDAVSVGPTPLSKLVIDGVLDGKDDTESVLILKIESMEAPSEPPEH; from the coding sequence ATGTCGTCCATCGAGCTCACCGACAGCCAACGGAAGATCCTCAACGAACTGGTGAACCTCTACCGCGAGGAGGAAGACGCCGTCAAGGGGGAGACGATCGCCGACGCGGTCGGCCGCAACGCCGGCACGATCCGCAACCAGATGCAGAGCCTGAAGGCGTTGCAGTTGGTCGAGGGCGTACCCGGCCCCAAAGGCGGGTACAAGCCGACGGCCAACGCCTTCGAGGCGCTGGACCTCCAGAACCTCGACGAGCCGGCGTCGACGCCGCTGTTCCACGAGGGCGAGCGCCTCGAGAACGTCAACGTCCAGGAGATCAACCTCACCTCCGTCCACCACCCCGAACTGTGTCGCGCGGAGATCCACATCCAGGGGTCGGTTCGCGACTTCCACGAGGGCGACGCCGTCAGCGTCGGGCCGACGCCGCTGTCGAAGCTCGTCATCGACGGCGTCCTCGACGGGAAAGACGACACGGAATCGGTGTTGATCCTCAAGATCGAGTCGATGGAAGCGCCCTCGGAGCCGCCCGAGCACTAA
- a CDS encoding FAD-dependent oxidoreductase: MSTQVVVVGAGYAGAGTVKAFEDAIEPDEAELTWVSEHDYHLVLHEAHRVIRKPEVESKVAIPVEEIKSDDTEFVRGRVTEVDADERVVRTRAGDEIDYDYLLLAVGSATAFFGIDGLREHALTLKTLDDAREIHQAVKTAGEEATTTDPAKVIVGGAGLSGIQSAGEIAEFRDDHKAPIDVEIVEGLDSVFPNNDPEVQGAIRKRLDGKEIGVSTGEFISKVDEHAVYLGGAETEYYGEDGEGDAPAPEDIDFSDDLVMEYDVLLWTGGITGHDEVDDFGVDADDRSGRVYAESTFETSADGVFAIGDTALVEQDDDEVAPPTAQAAWQAADVAGENLARAVRGAPLKSWRHEDKGTLISIGEEVVAHDVQAPGFKIPVNTFGGPAAKALKKGVASRWIADVTSLGRAVNAWGDM, translated from the coding sequence ATGAGTACGCAGGTCGTCGTCGTCGGGGCCGGGTACGCCGGTGCCGGGACCGTGAAGGCGTTCGAGGACGCCATCGAGCCGGACGAGGCGGAGCTGACGTGGGTGTCGGAGCACGACTACCACCTCGTCCTCCACGAGGCCCACCGCGTCATCCGCAAGCCCGAGGTGGAGTCGAAGGTCGCGATCCCCGTCGAGGAGATCAAATCCGACGACACCGAGTTCGTCCGCGGCCGCGTCACCGAGGTCGACGCCGACGAGCGGGTCGTCCGCACCCGCGCGGGCGACGAGATCGACTACGACTACCTCCTGCTGGCGGTCGGCTCGGCGACGGCCTTCTTCGGCATCGACGGCCTCCGCGAGCACGCACTGACGCTGAAGACCCTCGACGACGCCCGCGAGATCCACCAGGCCGTCAAGACCGCCGGCGAGGAGGCGACCACGACCGACCCCGCGAAGGTCATCGTCGGCGGCGCGGGCCTGTCGGGCATCCAGTCGGCCGGCGAGATCGCCGAGTTCCGCGACGACCACAAGGCACCCATCGACGTCGAGATCGTCGAGGGCCTCGACTCGGTGTTCCCGAACAACGATCCCGAGGTGCAGGGCGCGATCCGCAAGCGCCTCGACGGCAAGGAGATCGGCGTCTCCACCGGCGAGTTCATCTCGAAGGTCGACGAGCACGCCGTCTACCTCGGCGGCGCGGAAACCGAGTACTACGGCGAGGACGGCGAGGGCGACGCGCCCGCTCCCGAGGACATCGACTTCTCCGACGACCTCGTGATGGAGTACGACGTGCTGCTGTGGACGGGCGGCATCACCGGCCACGACGAGGTCGACGACTTCGGCGTCGACGCCGACGACCGCTCGGGGCGGGTGTACGCCGAGTCCACCTTCGAGACGAGCGCCGACGGCGTGTTCGCCATCGGCGACACCGCGCTCGTCGAGCAGGACGACGACGAGGTCGCACCGCCGACCGCGCAGGCCGCCTGGCAGGCCGCCGACGTCGCTGGCGAGAACCTCGCGCGCGCGGTCCGCGGCGCGCCTCTGAAGTCGTGGCGGCACGAGGACAAGGGGACGCTCATCTCCATCGGCGAGGAGGTCGTCGCCCACGACGTGCAGGCCCCCGGGTTCAAGATCCCGGTCAACACCTTCGGCGGCCCCGCCGCAAAGGCGCTCAAGAAGGGCGTCGCGAGCCGCTGGATCGCCGACGTGACGAGCCTCGGGCGCGCGGTCAACGCCTGGGGCGACATGTGA
- a CDS encoding nucleoside phosphorylase — protein MSDDPASGDDPASGDDPAHGDDPGPDDDSENPNEEVQYHIEVGPDDVADAVLLPGNPERVDKITALWDDHEERAFHREYRTATGTYDGEPLSVTSTGIGSPSAAIAVEELARVGADTFIRVGSCGAIQPEMAVGDLVITSGAVRQEGTSDEYVREDYPAAADHEVVAALVAAAERLGYDYHVGITMSADSFYAGQGRPGFKGFEAAGSDTLVDELREANVKNIEMEAAAILTIANVYGLRAGAVCTVYANRVTGEFRTEGESRAAECASLAAALLARMDEVKREAGVDRWHAGLSLE, from the coding sequence ATGAGCGACGATCCCGCCTCCGGTGACGATCCCGCCTCCGGTGACGATCCCGCCCACGGCGACGACCCCGGCCCCGACGACGACAGCGAGAACCCGAACGAGGAGGTCCAGTACCACATCGAGGTCGGTCCCGACGACGTGGCCGACGCCGTCCTCCTGCCCGGCAACCCCGAGCGCGTCGACAAGATCACGGCGCTGTGGGACGACCACGAGGAGCGGGCGTTCCACCGAGAGTACCGCACGGCGACCGGAACGTACGACGGCGAGCCGCTGTCGGTCACCTCGACGGGGATCGGGTCGCCGTCGGCGGCCATCGCGGTCGAGGAACTGGCGCGGGTGGGCGCGGACACCTTCATCCGCGTCGGCTCCTGCGGCGCGATCCAGCCGGAGATGGCGGTCGGCGACCTCGTCATCACCTCCGGCGCGGTCCGACAGGAGGGGACCAGCGACGAGTACGTCCGCGAGGACTACCCCGCCGCCGCCGACCACGAGGTCGTCGCCGCGCTCGTCGCCGCCGCCGAGCGCCTCGGCTACGACTACCACGTCGGGATCACGATGTCCGCGGACTCCTTCTACGCCGGGCAGGGCCGTCCCGGGTTCAAGGGGTTCGAGGCCGCCGGCAGCGACACCCTCGTCGACGAGCTTCGCGAGGCGAACGTGAAGAACATCGAGATGGAGGCCGCGGCCATCCTCACCATCGCGAACGTGTACGGTCTGCGCGCCGGCGCGGTCTGTACGGTGTACGCCAACCGCGTCACCGGCGAGTTCCGGACCGAAGGGGAGTCGCGCGCGGCCGAGTGCGCCAGCCTCGCGGCCGCGTTGCTGGCGCGCATGGACGAGGTGAAGCGCGAGGCCGGCGTCGACCGCTGGCACGCGGGCCTGTCGCTGGAGTGA
- a CDS encoding class I SAM-dependent methyltransferase has translation MSSRTDSGLDVHNPAAAYGFDASYRGSPPNWDIGRPQRAFVHLAEAGRIGSRVIEVGCGTGELSLFLARRGHEVLGVDVAPSAIERARAKARWRRIPAQFLAWDALRLDDLGVRADTVVDSAMLHCLGPAERERAVEAIRRTLRPGGRYYLLCDARADGAAATWASLSRAEIRELFGPDDGWSLSFVFDTGFERRGSRSPAFLVGARRRE, from the coding sequence GTGTCCTCGCGCACCGACTCGGGACTCGACGTACACAACCCAGCGGCCGCCTACGGCTTCGACGCGAGCTATCGAGGGAGCCCGCCCAACTGGGACATCGGCCGCCCGCAACGCGCGTTCGTCCACCTCGCGGAGGCCGGCCGGATCGGGTCGCGGGTGATCGAGGTCGGGTGCGGCACGGGGGAACTGTCGCTGTTTCTGGCGCGTCGCGGACACGAGGTCCTCGGCGTCGACGTGGCCCCGAGCGCGATCGAGCGGGCCCGCGCCAAGGCCCGCTGGCGACGGATCCCCGCGCAGTTCCTGGCGTGGGACGCGCTCCGACTCGACGACCTGGGCGTCCGCGCGGACACCGTCGTCGACTCGGCGATGTTGCACTGTCTGGGGCCGGCCGAACGGGAGCGCGCGGTCGAGGCGATCCGGCGGACGCTGCGCCCGGGCGGGCGGTACTACCTGCTGTGTGACGCCCGCGCGGACGGCGCGGCGGCCACGTGGGCGTCGCTGTCGCGCGCGGAGATCCGAGAGCTGTTCGGCCCGGACGACGGGTGGTCGCTGTCGTTCGTGTTCGACACGGGGTTCGAGCGCCGCGGCTCGCGAAGCCCGGCGTTCCTCGTGGGCGCGCGTCGGCGCGAGTGA
- the cdd gene encoding cytidine deaminase, with the protein MTAEAERFSMTDDPLVAAAREAFADAYVPYSEYPVGAALRAADGTVFVGCNIENANYSNSLHAEEVALAEAVKHGHTEFDRLAVASEAADGVTPCGMCRQSLAEFCDGDLPVVCDEGDEVTEYTLGELLPDTISLETLNDAAEQRGQR; encoded by the coding sequence ATCACCGCGGAGGCGGAGCGGTTCAGTATGACAGACGATCCGCTCGTCGCCGCCGCCCGGGAGGCGTTCGCCGACGCGTACGTCCCCTACTCCGAGTACCCCGTGGGCGCGGCGCTCCGGGCCGCCGACGGCACCGTCTTCGTCGGCTGTAACATCGAGAACGCCAACTACTCCAACTCCCTGCACGCCGAGGAAGTCGCGCTCGCGGAGGCGGTGAAGCACGGCCACACCGAGTTCGACCGCCTCGCCGTCGCCTCCGAGGCCGCCGACGGCGTCACGCCCTGCGGGATGTGTCGCCAGAGCCTCGCAGAGTTCTGCGACGGCGACCTCCCCGTGGTCTGTGACGAGGGGGACGAGGTCACCGAGTACACGCTCGGGGAACTGCTTCCGGACACGATCAGCCTCGAGACGCTGAACGACGCCGCCGAGCAGCGGGGACAGCGGTAG
- a CDS encoding GNAT family N-acetyltransferase, producing MYVRDAKNRDEAWLLDHIEEMGLDERSFRSRDYVIAVEEGSDARAGFGRLRVHKTDDGEFVELTGIGVLETWRGQGVGAHVIERLVETAGDEGFDEVYCFTPTARYLAQFGFEALDDGAVPDALADRLATVRDDTDGEATPLRLRREDFGMPERLRERFKHAVPEGGDPEPTPEETAEDFGIDPDEATYKYDTGG from the coding sequence ATGTACGTCCGCGACGCCAAGAACCGCGACGAGGCGTGGCTGCTCGACCACATCGAGGAGATGGGGCTCGACGAGCGCTCGTTTCGGTCCCGGGACTACGTGATCGCCGTCGAGGAGGGGTCCGACGCTCGCGCGGGGTTCGGTCGCCTCCGCGTCCACAAGACGGACGACGGCGAGTTCGTCGAGCTGACCGGGATCGGCGTGCTGGAGACGTGGCGCGGGCAGGGCGTCGGGGCGCACGTGATCGAGCGACTGGTCGAGACCGCCGGCGACGAGGGGTTCGACGAGGTGTACTGCTTCACGCCGACGGCGAGGTACCTCGCGCAGTTCGGGTTCGAGGCGCTGGACGACGGGGCCGTGCCCGACGCGCTCGCCGACCGCCTCGCGACCGTCCGCGACGACACCGACGGCGAGGCGACGCCGCTGCGGCTCCGACGCGAGGACTTCGGGATGCCGGAGCGGCTTCGCGAGCGGTTCAAACACGCCGTCCCCGAGGGCGGGGATCCGGAACCGACCCCCGAGGAGACGGCCGAGGACTTCGGCATCGACCCCGACGAGGCGACCTACAAGTACGACACCGGAGGCTGA
- a CDS encoding SDR family oxidoreductase: MTDSPAEFDPTTAFDLSGRVAVVTGGTRGIGLATSLGLANAGADVVPTSRTATDVEDAVTAVESRGAASLARPTDVTDADAVTDLFASVEAELGGPDVVVNNAGVNPDGALGPPEATTEDDTEFLLDVNLRGALRCARAAAEGLRAGDGGSLINVASVGGLVGLPRQHPYVASKHGLVGVTRSMALDWAPDVRVNAVAPGFVFTDLTADIEGNDRLEESIRDRTPLDRFADPAEVAGPVVFLASDAASYVTGACLAVDGGWTAR, from the coding sequence ATGACCGATTCACCCGCCGAGTTCGACCCCACGACCGCCTTCGACCTCTCGGGTCGCGTCGCCGTCGTCACCGGCGGCACCCGCGGGATCGGACTGGCGACATCGCTCGGACTGGCCAACGCCGGCGCGGACGTGGTGCCCACGAGTCGGACCGCAACGGACGTGGAGGACGCCGTCACGGCCGTCGAGTCTCGCGGTGCGGCGTCGCTGGCGCGCCCGACGGACGTGACCGACGCCGACGCGGTGACGGACCTCTTCGCGTCGGTCGAGGCCGAACTCGGCGGCCCGGACGTGGTCGTCAACAACGCCGGCGTCAACCCCGACGGCGCGCTCGGCCCGCCCGAGGCGACGACCGAGGACGACACCGAGTTCCTGCTCGACGTGAACCTCCGCGGCGCGCTCAGGTGCGCCCGCGCGGCCGCCGAGGGACTGCGCGCGGGCGACGGGGGAAGTCTGATCAACGTCGCCTCGGTCGGCGGGCTGGTCGGCCTCCCTCGGCAACACCCGTACGTCGCCTCCAAACACGGGCTCGTCGGCGTGACGAGGTCGATGGCGCTGGACTGGGCACCCGACGTGCGCGTGAACGCCGTCGCGCCGGGGTTCGTCTTCACTGATCTGACCGCGGACATCGAGGGGAACGACCGCCTGGAGGAGTCGATCCGCGATCGCACTCCCCTGGACCGCTTCGCCGACCCCGCGGAGGTGGCGGGACCGGTCGTGTTCCTCGCGAGCGACGCCGCGAGCTACGTGACCGGCGCGTGCCTGGCCGTCGACGGAGGGTGGACGGCCCGGTAG
- a CDS encoding AMP-binding protein, producing the protein MSDDPTATVDTDAVVHEPDEAFAEATNVRAFMREHGIDDYESLIERTTTELEGEPDSGVDWFWDEIVDYLGIDFYEAYDAVRDDSDGPQFTDWYPGGEINLAHNVVDRHAAGDARDDVACVWEGEPGDVREVTFGDLHEQSNRVANYLESRGVETGDTVGLYMAMVPEVMSILYGCFKVGAIAVPIFSGFGVEATATRIEDSECSVLFTGDGFYRRGDPVTLKGTADEAIEEVGHVEDVVVYDRIGASDPAEDVEIPWTDGRDEWWSESVAEASPEYETKSLPADQESMLLYSSGTTGTPKGIVHTHAGVQVQCAKEIHFGFDQKPDDVFWWVSDIGWMMGPWTLIGNHTFGGTVLMYEGAPDHPGPDRFWETIDRHDVTQFGISPTAIRALRKHGDEHVEGHDLSSLRILGSTGEPWDPESWLWFHEHVGNGEIPIVNISGGTEICGCFLMPMPDQPLKPCTLGGPGLGMDIDIVDEDGESIADSHERGYLVARDSCPSMTKSLWSGDERYLEEYWSKYADPPMWNHGDWAQKDEDGFWFLHGRADDALNVAGRKVGPAEIEGVLIDHDAVNQAAAVGVDDDTTGTAVVAYVVLEPGVDPSDGLRDELRAQVGEEHGKPFRPREILFVEEFPKTQSGKIIRRAISAVHQGEDPGDLSSMENPEALEALRGAS; encoded by the coding sequence ATGAGCGACGACCCGACCGCGACGGTCGACACCGACGCCGTGGTTCACGAGCCCGACGAGGCGTTCGCCGAAGCGACGAACGTCCGCGCGTTCATGCGCGAGCACGGCATCGACGACTACGAGTCGCTGATCGAGCGCACGACGACCGAACTCGAGGGGGAGCCCGACTCCGGCGTCGACTGGTTCTGGGACGAGATCGTCGACTATCTCGGGATCGACTTCTACGAGGCGTACGACGCCGTCCGCGACGACTCCGACGGTCCGCAGTTCACCGACTGGTACCCGGGCGGCGAGATCAACCTCGCACACAACGTCGTCGACCGCCACGCCGCGGGCGACGCCCGCGACGATGTGGCGTGCGTTTGGGAGGGCGAACCCGGTGACGTGCGCGAGGTGACGTTCGGCGACCTCCACGAGCAGAGCAACCGCGTCGCCAACTACCTCGAATCGCGGGGCGTCGAGACCGGCGACACCGTCGGTCTCTACATGGCGATGGTGCCGGAGGTGATGAGCATCCTCTACGGCTGTTTCAAGGTCGGCGCGATCGCCGTGCCGATCTTCTCGGGCTTCGGCGTGGAGGCGACCGCGACCCGGATCGAGGACAGCGAGTGTTCGGTGCTGTTCACCGGCGACGGCTTCTACCGCCGGGGCGACCCGGTCACGCTGAAGGGGACCGCCGACGAGGCGATCGAGGAGGTCGGCCACGTCGAGGACGTGGTCGTGTACGACCGGATCGGCGCGAGCGATCCGGCCGAGGACGTCGAGATCCCCTGGACCGACGGCCGCGACGAGTGGTGGAGCGAGTCCGTCGCGGAGGCCTCACCGGAGTACGAGACGAAGTCGCTGCCCGCCGATCAGGAGTCGATGCTGCTGTACTCCTCGGGGACGACGGGGACGCCGAAGGGGATCGTCCACACCCACGCCGGCGTGCAGGTGCAGTGCGCGAAGGAGATCCACTTTGGCTTCGATCAGAAGCCCGACGACGTCTTCTGGTGGGTCTCGGACATCGGCTGGATGATGGGACCGTGGACGCTCATCGGCAACCACACCTTCGGCGGGACCGTCCTCATGTACGAGGGCGCGCCGGACCACCCGGGGCCGGACCGCTTCTGGGAGACGATCGACCGCCACGACGTGACGCAGTTCGGAATCTCGCCGACGGCGATCCGCGCGCTGCGCAAGCACGGCGACGAGCACGTCGAGGGGCACGACCTCTCCAGCCTCCGGATCCTCGGGTCCACGGGCGAGCCCTGGGACCCCGAGTCCTGGCTGTGGTTCCACGAGCACGTCGGGAACGGCGAGATCCCGATCGTCAACATCTCCGGCGGCACCGAGATCTGCGGCTGTTTCCTCATGCCGATGCCGGATCAGCCCCTCAAGCCGTGTACCCTCGGTGGCCCCGGACTCGGGATGGACATCGACATCGTCGACGAGGACGGCGAGAGCATCGCCGACAGCCACGAGCGCGGCTACCTCGTCGCGCGCGACTCCTGCCCGAGCATGACCAAGAGCCTCTGGTCGGGCGACGAGCGCTACCTCGAGGAGTACTGGTCGAAGTACGCGGACCCGCCCATGTGGAACCACGGGGACTGGGCGCAGAAGGACGAGGACGGCTTCTGGTTCCTCCACGGCCGCGCCGACGACGCGCTCAACGTCGCCGGCCGGAAGGTCGGGCCCGCCGAGATCGAGGGCGTGCTCATCGACCACGACGCCGTGAACCAGGCCGCCGCGGTCGGCGTCGACGACGACACCACAGGCACGGCGGTCGTCGCGTACGTCGTCCTCGAACCGGGCGTCGACCCGTCGGACGGACTCCGGGATGAACTCCGCGCGCAGGTCGGCGAGGAGCACGGCAAGCCGTTCCGACCCCGCGAGATCCTGTTCGTCGAGGAGTTCCCCAAGACGCAGTCGGGGAAGATCATCCGTCGGGCCATCTCGGCGGTCCACCAGGGCGAGGACCCGGGCGACCTCTCGTCGATGGAGAACCCCGAGGCGCTGGAGGCGCTGCGGGGGGCGAGCTAG
- a CDS encoding AMP-binding protein, producing MTSDTGPALGELSLVGDLVARERRSERPALHAAALDRTYSYFDLCNTACKAGNVLSHVGVREGDRLVVDADPHPQAVFTFLGAALLGAVTEFDSDPGRECDARAVVVPVEREDEFDLPGGSKLVAFGGDPVRPATTHWEEEVWSENPAFPPTFHDPSEPILRGRVGDAAGDAAGDDGRTYSHADLLAAAGDAVDALDLDADSRVGVRAPLSDPRTVAAGVLAPLAAGGVIALPDGDVSIDATAAVVAGDGTATENGVLDVVDVTL from the coding sequence ATGACCAGCGACACGGGTCCGGCGCTCGGCGAACTGTCGCTCGTCGGCGACCTCGTCGCCCGCGAGCGCCGGAGCGAGCGCCCCGCGCTTCACGCCGCGGCGCTCGACCGGACGTACAGCTACTTCGATCTGTGCAACACCGCCTGCAAGGCGGGTAACGTCCTCAGCCACGTCGGCGTCCGCGAGGGCGACCGACTCGTCGTCGACGCCGACCCCCACCCGCAGGCGGTGTTCACCTTCCTCGGTGCCGCGCTGCTGGGAGCCGTGACCGAGTTCGACTCGGATCCGGGCCGCGAGTGCGACGCCCGCGCGGTCGTCGTCCCCGTCGAGCGCGAGGACGAGTTCGACCTCCCCGGCGGGTCGAAACTCGTCGCCTTCGGCGGCGACCCCGTGCGCCCGGCCACCACCCACTGGGAGGAGGAGGTGTGGAGCGAGAACCCCGCGTTCCCGCCGACGTTTCACGACCCCTCGGAGCCGATCCTCCGCGGTCGCGTCGGCGACGCTGCCGGAGACGCCGCCGGCGACGACGGCCGGACGTACTCGCACGCCGACCTGCTCGCGGCCGCCGGCGACGCGGTCGATGCGCTCGATCTCGACGCGGATTCGCGGGTCGGGGTGCGCGCGCCGCTGTCCGACCCGCGGACGGTCGCAGCGGGCGTCCTCGCGCCGCTGGCCGCGGGCGGGGTGATCGCCCTGCCCGACGGTGACGTATCGATCGACGCGACGGCGGCGGTCGTCGCGGGCGACGGAACCGCAACTGAGAACGGGGTGCTGGATGTCGTCGACGTGACGCTCTAG